One window of the Salminus brasiliensis chromosome 1, fSalBra1.hap2, whole genome shotgun sequence genome contains the following:
- the opn8b gene encoding opsin 8, group member b: protein MDIYSSKLSPAVDYGAGAFLLLIAILSIVGNLLVLVMAYKRSSHMKPPELLSVNLAVTDLGAAVSMYPLAVASSWNHAWLGGKATCIYYGLMGFFFGIASVATLTVMAMVRFSVSLTLQSPKEKISKRRVHVLLAGTWLYALLWALFPLLGWGRYGPEPFGLSCTLAWGEMKEHSPSFVISMFSMNLAIPAIIIISCYFGIALRLYVSYKSVDNGNLVPNTVKMQRRLMVIAILISFGFLGCWTPYGIVSLWSIYSSSASIPPYVSMLPCLFAKTSTVYNPLIYYTFSKTFKQQVKQLLCSCSRAETCHASQPNNGTENAIYLVCDRNKLKKDLCGQHSFENSGDIETQLHSTSYQ from the exons CAATTTTGTCAATTGTGGGGAATCTGCTGGTCCTTGTTATGGCATACAAGAGGTCTTCTCACATGAAGCCTCCAGAGCTTCTGAGCGTGAACCTGGCAGTGACGGACCTTGGAGCAGCCGTCTCCATGTACCCTCTGGCTGTGGCATCTTCTTGGAACCATGCCTGGTTAGGAGGCAAAGCCACCTGTATCTACTATGGCTTGATGGGATTCTTCTTCGGCATAGCCAGTGTGGCCACCCTGACGGTCATGGCTATGGTGCGCTTCTCAGTGTCCCTGACTCTACAGTCTCCTA AGGAGAAGATCAGTAAGAGGAGGGTGCATGTGCTGCTGGCTGGCACATGGCTGTACGCTCTGTTGTGGGCTCTATTCCCTTTGCTGGGCTGGGGCAGATACGGCCCTGAGCCATTCGGCCTGTCCTGCACGCTGGCCTGGGGCGAGATGAAGGAGCACAGCCCTTCCTTCGTCATTAGCATGTTTTCCATGAACCTGGCCATCCcagccatcatcatcatctcctgCTACTTTGGTATTGCCCTCCGGCTCTATGTGTCCTACAAGTCTGTGGACAATGGCAACCTCGTCCCAAACACTGTCAAGATGCAGCGCCGGCTCATGGTG attgCCATTCTGATCAGCTTTGGTTTCCTTGGTTGCTGGACACCCTATGGGATAGTAAGCTTGTGGTCTATCTACTCCTCAAGTGCCTCAATCCCTCCTTATGTCAGCATGCTGCCCTGCCTCTTCGCCAAGACCTCCACCGTATACAACCCCCTTATCTACTACACCTTCAGCAAGACTTTTAAACAACAGGTTAAGCAGCTTCTCTGTTCATGCAGCAGAGCGGAGACGTGCCATGCCTCTCAGCCAAACAACGGCACAGAGAATGCCATCTACCTGGTGTGTGACAGGAACAAGCTCAAGAAAGACCTTTGTGGGCAGCACTCATTTGAAAACAGCGGAGATATTGAGACGCAGCTCCACTCTACTTCATATCAGTAG
- the mmut gene encoding methylmalonyl-CoA mutase, mitochondrial: protein MLTAGKTCSSLAARRLLGAYGSLCPAVDQQCRSRRFQTAVPHRDEVQLHEAWATLAKKQLKGKNPEDLIWRTPEGISIKPVYTQTDTAAVADELPGVFPYTRGPYPTMYTFRPWTIRQYAGFSTVEESNKFYRDNIKAGQQGLSVAFDLPTHRGYDSDNPRVHGDVGMAGVAIDTVEDMKMLFDGIPLEKMSVSMTMNGAVIPILSMFIVTGEEQGVDKAKLTGTIQNDILKEFMVRNTYIFPPEPSMHAIADIFAYTSKHMPKFNSISISGYHLQEAGADAILELAYTIANGLEYCRTGLKAGLTIDEFAPRLSFFWGIGMNFYMEIAKMRAARRLWATLIKEKFQPKNSKSLLLRTHCQTSGWSLTEQDPYNNVIRTVIEAMAAVFGGTQSLHTNSFDEALGLPTVKSARIARNTQIIIQEESGIPKVADPWGGSYMMESLTNDVYNAAMKFIDEIEEMGGMARAVAEGIPKLRIEECAARRQARIDSGTEVIVGVNKYRLQNEETVEVLAIDNTVVRNKQIEKLQKVRESRDADAAKRCLAAIEQCARTRNGNLLELAVQAARARCSVGEITDAMKAVFGEHKASTRMVSGAYRSEFGEHEEIALAHSRVLQFKKHEGRNPRLLVAKMGQDGHDRGAKVIATGFADLGFDVDIGPLFQTPLEVAQQAVDADVHCVGVSTLAAGHKTLVPELIKELRNLNRPDILVICGGVIPPQDYAFLYQSGVCCIFGPGTRIPQAAVEVVDNIEKSLEKTRQAM, encoded by the exons ATGTTGACTGCAGGAAAGACGTGCTCGTCTCTGGCAGCTAGGCGGCTGCTGGGTGCGTATGGCTCTCTTTGTCCCGCAGTGGATCAGCAGTGCCGTAGTCGGCGTTTCCAAACAGCTGTCCCACACAGAGATGAGGTGCAGTTGCATGAGGCCTGGGCCACTTTGGCAAAGAAGCAACTTAAAGGGAAGAACCCAGAGGACTTGATCTGGCGCACTCCAGAGGGCATCTCCATCAAGCCTgtctacacacagacagacacggCTGCAGTTGCTGATGAACTGCCTGGTGTGTTCCCTTACACCAGAGGGCCCTACCCCACCATGTACACCTTCAGACCCTGGACCATAAGACAGTACGCTGGCTTCAGCACAGTGGAGGAGAGCAACAAGTTCTACAGGGACAATATTAAAG CGGGTCAGCAGGGCCTGTCTGTGGCCTTTGACCTGCCCACACACAGGGGTTATGACTCCGACAATCCCAGAGTTCACGGCGATGTGGGCATGGCTGGTGTGGCCATCGACACCGTGGAGGACATGAAGATGCTGTTTGATGGCATTCCGCTGGAGAAGATGTCTGTCTCCATGACCATGAACGGGGCAGTGATTCCCATCCTGTCCATGTTCATAGTGACTGGCGAGGAGCAGGGCGTGGACAAGGCCAAGCTAACCGGAACCATCCAGAACGACATCCTGAAAGAATTTATGGTCCGAAACACTTACATCTTTCCTCCAGAGCCCTCCATGCATGCCATTGCCGACATTTTTGCCTACACATCCAAG CACATGCCCAAGTTTAACTCCATCTCAATCAGTGGCTACCATTTACAAGAGGCAGGGGCTGATGCTATCTTGGAACTGGCCTACACTATTGCTAATGGATTGGAGTACTGCAGAACTGGCCTAAAGGCTGGCCTCACCATCGATGAGTTTGCACCCAG GTTATCATTCTTCTGGGGCATTGGGATGAACTTCTACATGGAGATAGCCAAGATGAGAGCAGCACGGCGTCTGTGGGCCACTCTGATTAAGGAGAAGTTCCAGCCAAAGAACTCAAAATCCCTCCTCCTAAGAACTCACTGTCAGACCTCAGGATGGTCCCTGACTGAGCAG GACCCTTATAACAACGTGATTCGGACTGTAATTGAGGCCATGGCTGCAGTCTTTGGAGGCACACAGTCCCTGCATACTAACTCCTTCGATGAGGCACTGGGTCTGCCCACGGTGAAGAGTGCCCGCATTGCCCGCAACACCCAGATCATCATTCAAGAGGAGTCTGGGATTCCCAAAGTGGCCGACCCCTGGGGTGGTTCCTACATGATGGAGTCACTCACTAATGATGTGTACAATGCAGCCATGAAG TTCATTGATGAGATTGAGGAGATGGGAGGAATGGCTCGAGCCGTGGCTGAGGGAATCCCCAAACTGCGCATAGAAGAATGTGCTGCGCGTAGACAAGCTCGCATTGATTCAG GTACTGAGGTCATTGTTGGGGTCAATAAGTATCGGCTGCAAAATGAAGAGACCGTGGAGGTCCTGGCCATCGACAACACAGTTGTCCGCAATAAGCAAATTGAGAAGCTCCAGAAG GTGAGGGAGAGCAGAGATGCTGATGCAGCGAAGAGGTGCCTTGCTGCTATAGAGCAGTGTGCTCGTACCAGAAATGGTAACCTGCTGGAACTGGCTGTGCAGGCTGCAAGAGCACG GTGTTCGGTAGGGGAGATCACAGACGCAATGAAAGCGGTCTTTGGAGAGCACAAAGCCAGCACTCGCATGGTGAGCGGAGCATACCGCAGCGAGTTTGGCGAGCATGAGGAAATTGCCCTAGCGCATAGCCG GGTTCTCCAGTTCAAGAAACATGAGGGGAGGAATCCCCGCCTTCTGGTAGCCAAAATGGGACAGGACGGTCACGACAGGGGTGCGAAGGTCATCGCCACGGGATTTGCGGATTTGGGATTTGATGTGGACATTGGGCCTCTTTTCCAG ACCCCACTGGAGGTGGCTCAGCAGGCGGTGGATGCAGATGTGCACTGCGTAGGGGTTAGCACGCTGGCGGCTGGACACAAAACCCTCGTCCCCGAGCTCATCAAGGAACTGCGCAACCTAAACCGCCCAGACATTCTGGTCATCTGTGGGGGAGTCATCCCCCCACAG GACTATGCGTTTCTGTACCAGAGTGGAGTTTGCTGTATCTTTGGTCCGGGGACCAGAATCCCCCAAGCAGCAGTGGAGGTCGTCGACAACATAGAGAAGAGTCTGGAGAAAACTCGTCAGGCTATGTAA